The following proteins are co-located in the Octopus sinensis linkage group LG24, ASM634580v1, whole genome shotgun sequence genome:
- the LOC115223993 gene encoding uncharacterized protein LOC115223993 isoform X5, whose amino-acid sequence MDWSDLERGDIVPIDEEVFDFDIESDGDEEIFFGDVGFTEKCVAHEIDSICNAEPLPELTSEQWKEMEKEAYKVVAAIRENQGNCNSPLTKVPSIDTPSLSQSTGLKRKLQSLNENSIKQSPLLDITNYSNTRLNKSSVLIYSNSKFDENVLDSSIFKMNSSCDEHLGLVKPVCLNFDDVEPSPKKIRCFNAFMSPGKDVPLLINETCEGLYMNSPTAKDTVPFDFKLNEADLENSIKTTRHKSRHLNQGRSVNKRTPVKVKEPRTPESFTKMSSSTPVDEVKRSRNSILNVSFTVDRDESFLKKLEDSDLLKNTKTSLPRPFIVDSEKPLLNKSFTVDCKKPQLNESFTVKNMTPPLNKSFTVRNQMPRLNESFTVKNQTLPLNESFTVKNQTLPLNESSTIKNKTPVLNTSFTVKSEHSLPSKSITLGGNETISSEPLTKGRKSNIRKSSQAANMMGPMTRVSTSKSSTKIKGNSISDQQNLHDKSISKSTNNPGKNPVRTVPTTTSRKRPLDSSRQSLRYSKVDTKTKSDQKSLVLENNVTSKLTQAVPSKPSYLVRKPDMSFNKSLNIPKDENGMVKFQEKSSGVVKKTKSSLQLPHSRVLKKPANDSTTSTATENSSSSNIKRKCLMSTPVLSCKSTSKIPTSGSKEVVKSKMTQPFKIQQPLMALNASKPNVSNQVAQKGPVKAIHKPVVKASEKIPAPSLSTRSKLPKPAFTSRIPQMK is encoded by the exons ATGGATTGGTCAGATCTGGAACGTGGAG ACATTGTCCCAATTGATGAGGAGGTGTTTGACTTTGATATTGAATCTGATGG TGATGAAGAAATATTCTTTGGAGATGTTGGGTTTACAGAGAAGTGTGTAGCACATGAAATAGATAGCATATGCAATGCTGAGCCCCTGCCTGAACTTACATCTGAACAATggaaagagatggagaaagaagcATACAAAGTGGTTGCTGCAATCCGTGAGAATCAGGGGAACTGTAATAGTCCCCTTACCAAGGTCCCTTCCATTGATACACCTAGTTTGTCACAGAGCACCGGGTTAAAACGAAAGCTGCAGTCCTTGAATGAAAACTCAATTAAACAATCACCTCTTCTGGACATTACAAACTACAGTAATACAAGATTGAATAAATCTTCAGTCTTGATTTATAGTAATAGTAAATTCGATGAAAATGTCTTGGATTcttccattttcaaaatgaatagcTCATGTGATGAACATCTAGGTTTAGTGAAACCGGTGTGTTTGAACTTTGATGACGTAGAACCTTCTCCTAAAAAAATCCGCTGCTTTAATGCTTTCATGTCACCCGGTAAGGATGTTCCATTGCTTATAAATGAAACCTGTGAGGGTCTGTATATGAATAGTCCCACAGCCAAGGACACAGTTCCTTTTGATTTTAAACTAAATGAAGCTGACCTTGAAAATTCTATTAAAACAACCAGGCATAAATCTCGGCATTTGAATCAGGGAAGATCTGTCAATAAAAGAACTCCTGTTAAAGTAAAAGAACCACGTACTCCGGAGAGTTTTACAAAAATGAGTTCCAGTACACCAGTTGATGAAGTTAAACGCTCTCGCAACAGTATCCTAAATGTGTCGTTCACAGTGGACAGAGATGAGAGCTTCTTGAAAAAGCTTGAAGATTCAGATttactgaaaaatacaaaaacttcTTTACCCAGACCGTTCATTGTTGACAGTGAGAAACCACTGTTAAACAAGTCGTTCACTGTTGACTGTAAGAAACCACAACTAAATGAGTCGTTTACTGTTAAAAACATGACACCACCATTAAATAAGTCGTTTACTGTTAGAAACCAGATGCCACGATTAAATGAGTCGTTTACTGTTAAAAACCAGACACTACCATTAAATGAGTCGTTTACTGTTAAAAACCAGACACTACCATTAAATGAGTCGTCT actattaaaaataaaacaccagtGTTAAATACTTCATTCACAGTAAAAAGTGAACACTCATTGCCAAGCAAGTCAATTACACTTGGAGGTAATGAAACAATTTCAAGTGAGCCCTTGACTAAAGGAAGGAAATCAAATATACGAAAATCTTCCCAAGCAGCAAATATGATGGGTCCCATGACCAGGGTCTCAACTAGTAAATCCTCTACTAAGATAAAGGGTAATAGCATATCTGATCAACAGAACTTGCATGACAAATCTATATCTAAAAGCACAAATAACCCAGGGAAAAATCCCGTGAGAACTGTTCCAACAACTACTTCAAGGAAAAGACCCTTGGATTCCTCTAGGCAAAGTTTAAGATATTCCAAAGTAGATACAAAAACCAAAAGTGATCAAAAGAGTCTTGTTTTGGAAAATAATGTTACCTCTAAGTTAACCCAAGCTGTTCCTTCTAAACCGTCATACCTTGTGAGAAAACCAGACATGTCATTTAACAAGTCTTTAAACATTCCCAAAGATGAGAATGGGATGGTAAAATTCCAAGAAAAGTCCAGTGGTGTAGTCAAGAAAACTAAATCAAGTTTGCAACTTCCTCACAGCAGAGTCCTAAAGAAACCTGCAAATGACTCCACAacc agtaCTGCCACAGAAAACTCTTCTAGTTCCAACATAAAACGGAAATGTTTGATGTCAACTCCAGTTTTGAGCTGCAAGTCAACCAGCAAGATACCT acatCGGGTTCTAAGGAAGTGGTGAAATCCAAGATGACACAGCCATTTAAAATACAGCAACCTCTTATGGCATTGAACGCCAGTAAACCTAATGTCTCCAATCAGGTTGCACAAAAAGGCCCGGTGAAAGCCATCCACAAGCCAGTAGTCAaag ctTCTGAAAAAATCCCTGCACCATCTTTATCCACAAGATCAAA
- the LOC115223993 gene encoding uncharacterized protein LOC115223993 isoform X7 — translation MDWSDLERGDIVPIDEEVFDFDIESDGDEEIFFGDVGFTEKCVAHEIDSICNAEPLPELTSEQWKEMEKEAYKVVAAIRENQGNCNSPLTKVPSIDTPSLSQSTGLKRKLQSLNENSIKQSPLLDITNYSNTRLNKSSVLIYSNSKFDENVLDSSIFKMNSSCDEHLGLVKPVCLNFDDVEPSPKKIRCFNAFMSPGKDVPLLINETCEGLYMNSPTAKDTVPFDFKLNEADLENSIKTTRHKSRHLNQGRSVNKRTPVKVKEPRTPESFTKMSSSTPVDEVKRSRNSILNVSFTVDRDESFLKKLEDSDLLKNTKTSLPRPFIVDSEKPLLNKSFTVDCKKPQLNESFTVKNQTLPLNESFTVKNQTPPLNESSTIKNKTPVLNTSFTVKSEHSLPSKSITLGGNETISSEPLTKGRKSNIRKSSQAANMMGPMTRVSTSKSSTKIKGNSISDQQNLHDKSISKSTNNPGKNPVRTVPTTTSRKRPLDSSRQSLRYSKVDTKTKSDQKSLVLENNVTSKLTQAVPSKPSYLVRKPDMSFNKSLNIPKDENGMVKFQEKSSGVVKKTKSSLQLPHSRVLKKPANDSTTSTATENSSSSNIKRKCLMSTPVLSCKSTSKIPTSGSKEVVKSKMTQPFKIQQPLMALNASKPNVSNQVAQKGPVKAIHKPVVKASEKIPAPSLSTRSKLPKPAFTSRIPQMK, via the exons ATGGATTGGTCAGATCTGGAACGTGGAG ACATTGTCCCAATTGATGAGGAGGTGTTTGACTTTGATATTGAATCTGATGG TGATGAAGAAATATTCTTTGGAGATGTTGGGTTTACAGAGAAGTGTGTAGCACATGAAATAGATAGCATATGCAATGCTGAGCCCCTGCCTGAACTTACATCTGAACAATggaaagagatggagaaagaagcATACAAAGTGGTTGCTGCAATCCGTGAGAATCAGGGGAACTGTAATAGTCCCCTTACCAAGGTCCCTTCCATTGATACACCTAGTTTGTCACAGAGCACCGGGTTAAAACGAAAGCTGCAGTCCTTGAATGAAAACTCAATTAAACAATCACCTCTTCTGGACATTACAAACTACAGTAATACAAGATTGAATAAATCTTCAGTCTTGATTTATAGTAATAGTAAATTCGATGAAAATGTCTTGGATTcttccattttcaaaatgaatagcTCATGTGATGAACATCTAGGTTTAGTGAAACCGGTGTGTTTGAACTTTGATGACGTAGAACCTTCTCCTAAAAAAATCCGCTGCTTTAATGCTTTCATGTCACCCGGTAAGGATGTTCCATTGCTTATAAATGAAACCTGTGAGGGTCTGTATATGAATAGTCCCACAGCCAAGGACACAGTTCCTTTTGATTTTAAACTAAATGAAGCTGACCTTGAAAATTCTATTAAAACAACCAGGCATAAATCTCGGCATTTGAATCAGGGAAGATCTGTCAATAAAAGAACTCCTGTTAAAGTAAAAGAACCACGTACTCCGGAGAGTTTTACAAAAATGAGTTCCAGTACACCAGTTGATGAAGTTAAACGCTCTCGCAACAGTATCCTAAATGTGTCGTTCACAGTGGACAGAGATGAGAGCTTCTTGAAAAAGCTTGAAGATTCAGATttactgaaaaatacaaaaacttcTTTACCCAGACCGTTCATTGTTGACAGTGAGAAACCACTGTTAAACAAGTCGTTCACTGTTGACTGTAAGAAACCACAACTAA ATGAGTCGTTTACTGTTAAAAACCAGACACTACCATTAAATGAGTCGTTTACTGTTAAAAACCAGACACCACCATTAAATGAGTCGTCT actattaaaaataaaacaccagtGTTAAATACTTCATTCACAGTAAAAAGTGAACACTCATTGCCAAGCAAGTCAATTACACTTGGAGGTAATGAAACAATTTCAAGTGAGCCCTTGACTAAAGGAAGGAAATCAAATATACGAAAATCTTCCCAAGCAGCAAATATGATGGGTCCCATGACCAGGGTCTCAACTAGTAAATCCTCTACTAAGATAAAGGGTAATAGCATATCTGATCAACAGAACTTGCATGACAAATCTATATCTAAAAGCACAAATAACCCAGGGAAAAATCCCGTGAGAACTGTTCCAACAACTACTTCAAGGAAAAGACCCTTGGATTCCTCTAGGCAAAGTTTAAGATATTCCAAAGTAGATACAAAAACCAAAAGTGATCAAAAGAGTCTTGTTTTGGAAAATAATGTTACCTCTAAGTTAACCCAAGCTGTTCCTTCTAAACCGTCATACCTTGTGAGAAAACCAGACATGTCATTTAACAAGTCTTTAAACATTCCCAAAGATGAGAATGGGATGGTAAAATTCCAAGAAAAGTCCAGTGGTGTAGTCAAGAAAACTAAATCAAGTTTGCAACTTCCTCACAGCAGAGTCCTAAAGAAACCTGCAAATGACTCCACAacc agtaCTGCCACAGAAAACTCTTCTAGTTCCAACATAAAACGGAAATGTTTGATGTCAACTCCAGTTTTGAGCTGCAAGTCAACCAGCAAGATACCT acatCGGGTTCTAAGGAAGTGGTGAAATCCAAGATGACACAGCCATTTAAAATACAGCAACCTCTTATGGCATTGAACGCCAGTAAACCTAATGTCTCCAATCAGGTTGCACAAAAAGGCCCGGTGAAAGCCATCCACAAGCCAGTAGTCAaag ctTCTGAAAAAATCCCTGCACCATCTTTATCCACAAGATCAAA
- the LOC115223993 gene encoding uncharacterized protein LOC115223993 isoform X2 has translation MDWSDLERGDIVPIDEEVFDFDIESDSDEEIFFGDVGFTEKCVAHEIDSICNAEPLPELTSEQWKEMEKEAYKVVAAIRENQGNCNSPLTKVPSIDTPSLSQSTGLKRKLQSLNENSIKQSPLLDITNYSNTRLNKSSVLIYSNSKFDENVLDSSIFKMNSSCDEHLGLVKPVCLNFDDVEPSPKKIRCFNAFMSPGKDVPLLINETCEGLYMNSPTAKDTVPFDFKLNEADLENSIKTTRHKSRHLNQGRSVNKRTPVKVKEPRTPESFTKMSSSTPVDEVKRSRNSILNVSFTVDRDESFLKKLEDSDLLKNTKTSLPRPFIVDSEKPLLNKSFTVDCKKPQLNESFTVKNMTPPLNKSFTVRNQMPRLNESFTVKNQTLPLNESFTVKNQTLPLNESSAVKNQTPPLNESFTVKNQTLPLNESFTVKNQTLPLNESFTVKNQTLPLNESFTVKNQTPPLNESSTIKNKTPVLNTSFTVKSEHSLPSKSITLGGNETISSEPLTKGRKSNIRKSSQAANMMGPMTRVSTSKSSTKIKGNSISDQQNLHDKSISKSTNNPGKNPVRTVPTTTSRKRPLDSSRQSLRYSKVDTKTKSDQKSLVLENNVTSKLTQAVPSKPSYLVRKPDMSFNKSLNIPKDENGMVKFQEKSSGVVKKTKSSLQLPHSRVLKKPANDSTTSTATENSSSSNIKRKCLMSTPVLSCKSTSKIPTSGSKEVVKSKMTQPFKIQQPLMALNASKPNVSNQVAQKGPVKAIHKPVVKASEKIPAPSLSTRSKLPKPAFTSRIPQMK, from the exons ATGGATTGGTCAGATCTGGAACGTGGAG ACATTGTCCCAATTGATGAGGAGGTGTTTGACTTTGATATTGAATCTGA CAGTGATGAAGAAATATTCTTTGGAGATGTTGGGTTTACAGAGAAGTGTGTAGCACATGAAATAGATAGCATATGCAATGCTGAGCCCCTGCCTGAACTTACATCTGAACAATggaaagagatggagaaagaagcATACAAAGTGGTTGCTGCAATCCGTGAGAATCAGGGGAACTGTAATAGTCCCCTTACCAAGGTCCCTTCCATTGATACACCTAGTTTGTCACAGAGCACCGGGTTAAAACGAAAGCTGCAGTCCTTGAATGAAAACTCAATTAAACAATCACCTCTTCTGGACATTACAAACTACAGTAATACAAGATTGAATAAATCTTCAGTCTTGATTTATAGTAATAGTAAATTCGATGAAAATGTCTTGGATTcttccattttcaaaatgaatagcTCATGTGATGAACATCTAGGTTTAGTGAAACCGGTGTGTTTGAACTTTGATGACGTAGAACCTTCTCCTAAAAAAATCCGCTGCTTTAATGCTTTCATGTCACCCGGTAAGGATGTTCCATTGCTTATAAATGAAACCTGTGAGGGTCTGTATATGAATAGTCCCACAGCCAAGGACACAGTTCCTTTTGATTTTAAACTAAATGAAGCTGACCTTGAAAATTCTATTAAAACAACCAGGCATAAATCTCGGCATTTGAATCAGGGAAGATCTGTCAATAAAAGAACTCCTGTTAAAGTAAAAGAACCACGTACTCCGGAGAGTTTTACAAAAATGAGTTCCAGTACACCAGTTGATGAAGTTAAACGCTCTCGCAACAGTATCCTAAATGTGTCGTTCACAGTGGACAGAGATGAGAGCTTCTTGAAAAAGCTTGAAGATTCAGATttactgaaaaatacaaaaacttcTTTACCCAGACCGTTCATTGTTGACAGTGAGAAACCACTGTTAAACAAGTCGTTCACTGTTGACTGTAAGAAACCACAACTAAATGAGTCGTTTACTGTTAAAAACATGACACCACCATTAAATAAGTCGTTTACTGTTAGAAACCAGATGCCACGATTAAATGAGTCGTTTACTGTTAAAAACCAGACACTACCATTAAATGAGTCGTTTACTGTTAAAAACCAGACACTACCATTAAATGAGTCGTCTGCTGTTAAAAACCAGACACCACCATTAAATGAGTCGTTTACTGTTAAAAACCAGACACTACCATTAAATGAGTCGTTTACTGTTAAAAACCAGACACTACCATTAAATGAGTCGTTTACTGTTAAAAACCAGACACTACCATTAAATGAGTCGTTTACTGTTAAAAACCAGACACCACCATTAAATGAGTCGTCT actattaaaaataaaacaccagtGTTAAATACTTCATTCACAGTAAAAAGTGAACACTCATTGCCAAGCAAGTCAATTACACTTGGAGGTAATGAAACAATTTCAAGTGAGCCCTTGACTAAAGGAAGGAAATCAAATATACGAAAATCTTCCCAAGCAGCAAATATGATGGGTCCCATGACCAGGGTCTCAACTAGTAAATCCTCTACTAAGATAAAGGGTAATAGCATATCTGATCAACAGAACTTGCATGACAAATCTATATCTAAAAGCACAAATAACCCAGGGAAAAATCCCGTGAGAACTGTTCCAACAACTACTTCAAGGAAAAGACCCTTGGATTCCTCTAGGCAAAGTTTAAGATATTCCAAAGTAGATACAAAAACCAAAAGTGATCAAAAGAGTCTTGTTTTGGAAAATAATGTTACCTCTAAGTTAACCCAAGCTGTTCCTTCTAAACCGTCATACCTTGTGAGAAAACCAGACATGTCATTTAACAAGTCTTTAAACATTCCCAAAGATGAGAATGGGATGGTAAAATTCCAAGAAAAGTCCAGTGGTGTAGTCAAGAAAACTAAATCAAGTTTGCAACTTCCTCACAGCAGAGTCCTAAAGAAACCTGCAAATGACTCCACAacc agtaCTGCCACAGAAAACTCTTCTAGTTCCAACATAAAACGGAAATGTTTGATGTCAACTCCAGTTTTGAGCTGCAAGTCAACCAGCAAGATACCT acatCGGGTTCTAAGGAAGTGGTGAAATCCAAGATGACACAGCCATTTAAAATACAGCAACCTCTTATGGCATTGAACGCCAGTAAACCTAATGTCTCCAATCAGGTTGCACAAAAAGGCCCGGTGAAAGCCATCCACAAGCCAGTAGTCAaag ctTCTGAAAAAATCCCTGCACCATCTTTATCCACAAGATCAAA
- the LOC115223993 gene encoding uncharacterized protein LOC115223993 isoform X6: protein MDWSDLERGDIVPIDEEVFDFDIESDGDEEIFFGDVGFTEKCVAHEIDSICNAEPLPELTSEQWKEMEKEAYKVVAAIRENQGNCNSPLTKVPSIDTPSLSQSTGLKRKLQSLNENSIKQSPLLDITNYSNTRLNKSSVLIYSNSKFDENVLDSSIFKMNSSCDEHLGLVKPVCLNFDDVEPSPKKIRCFNAFMSPGKDVPLLINETCEGLYMNSPTAKDTVPFDFKLNEADLENSIKTTRHKSRHLNQGRSVNKRTPVKVKEPRTPESFTKMSSSTPVDEVKRSRNSILNVSFTVDRDESFLKKLEDSDLLKNTKTSLPRPFIVDSEKPLLNKSFTVDCKKPQLNESFTVKNQTLPLNESFTVKNQTLPLNESFTVKNQTLPLNESFTVKNQTPPLNESSTIKNKTPVLNTSFTVKSEHSLPSKSITLGGNETISSEPLTKGRKSNIRKSSQAANMMGPMTRVSTSKSSTKIKGNSISDQQNLHDKSISKSTNNPGKNPVRTVPTTTSRKRPLDSSRQSLRYSKVDTKTKSDQKSLVLENNVTSKLTQAVPSKPSYLVRKPDMSFNKSLNIPKDENGMVKFQEKSSGVVKKTKSSLQLPHSRVLKKPANDSTTSTATENSSSSNIKRKCLMSTPVLSCKSTSKIPTSGSKEVVKSKMTQPFKIQQPLMALNASKPNVSNQVAQKGPVKAIHKPVVKASEKIPAPSLSTRSKLPKPAFTSRIPQMK from the exons ATGGATTGGTCAGATCTGGAACGTGGAG ACATTGTCCCAATTGATGAGGAGGTGTTTGACTTTGATATTGAATCTGATGG TGATGAAGAAATATTCTTTGGAGATGTTGGGTTTACAGAGAAGTGTGTAGCACATGAAATAGATAGCATATGCAATGCTGAGCCCCTGCCTGAACTTACATCTGAACAATggaaagagatggagaaagaagcATACAAAGTGGTTGCTGCAATCCGTGAGAATCAGGGGAACTGTAATAGTCCCCTTACCAAGGTCCCTTCCATTGATACACCTAGTTTGTCACAGAGCACCGGGTTAAAACGAAAGCTGCAGTCCTTGAATGAAAACTCAATTAAACAATCACCTCTTCTGGACATTACAAACTACAGTAATACAAGATTGAATAAATCTTCAGTCTTGATTTATAGTAATAGTAAATTCGATGAAAATGTCTTGGATTcttccattttcaaaatgaatagcTCATGTGATGAACATCTAGGTTTAGTGAAACCGGTGTGTTTGAACTTTGATGACGTAGAACCTTCTCCTAAAAAAATCCGCTGCTTTAATGCTTTCATGTCACCCGGTAAGGATGTTCCATTGCTTATAAATGAAACCTGTGAGGGTCTGTATATGAATAGTCCCACAGCCAAGGACACAGTTCCTTTTGATTTTAAACTAAATGAAGCTGACCTTGAAAATTCTATTAAAACAACCAGGCATAAATCTCGGCATTTGAATCAGGGAAGATCTGTCAATAAAAGAACTCCTGTTAAAGTAAAAGAACCACGTACTCCGGAGAGTTTTACAAAAATGAGTTCCAGTACACCAGTTGATGAAGTTAAACGCTCTCGCAACAGTATCCTAAATGTGTCGTTCACAGTGGACAGAGATGAGAGCTTCTTGAAAAAGCTTGAAGATTCAGATttactgaaaaatacaaaaacttcTTTACCCAGACCGTTCATTGTTGACAGTGAGAAACCACTGTTAAACAAGTCGTTCACTGTTGACTGTAAGAAACCACAACTAA ATGAGTCGTTTACTGTTAAAAACCAGACACTACCATTAAATGAGTCGTTTACTGTTAAAAACCAGACACTACCATTAAATGAGTCGTTTACTGTTAAAAACCAGACACTACCATTAAATGAGTCGTTTACTGTTAAAAACCAGACACCACCATTAAATGAGTCGTCT actattaaaaataaaacaccagtGTTAAATACTTCATTCACAGTAAAAAGTGAACACTCATTGCCAAGCAAGTCAATTACACTTGGAGGTAATGAAACAATTTCAAGTGAGCCCTTGACTAAAGGAAGGAAATCAAATATACGAAAATCTTCCCAAGCAGCAAATATGATGGGTCCCATGACCAGGGTCTCAACTAGTAAATCCTCTACTAAGATAAAGGGTAATAGCATATCTGATCAACAGAACTTGCATGACAAATCTATATCTAAAAGCACAAATAACCCAGGGAAAAATCCCGTGAGAACTGTTCCAACAACTACTTCAAGGAAAAGACCCTTGGATTCCTCTAGGCAAAGTTTAAGATATTCCAAAGTAGATACAAAAACCAAAAGTGATCAAAAGAGTCTTGTTTTGGAAAATAATGTTACCTCTAAGTTAACCCAAGCTGTTCCTTCTAAACCGTCATACCTTGTGAGAAAACCAGACATGTCATTTAACAAGTCTTTAAACATTCCCAAAGATGAGAATGGGATGGTAAAATTCCAAGAAAAGTCCAGTGGTGTAGTCAAGAAAACTAAATCAAGTTTGCAACTTCCTCACAGCAGAGTCCTAAAGAAACCTGCAAATGACTCCACAacc agtaCTGCCACAGAAAACTCTTCTAGTTCCAACATAAAACGGAAATGTTTGATGTCAACTCCAGTTTTGAGCTGCAAGTCAACCAGCAAGATACCT acatCGGGTTCTAAGGAAGTGGTGAAATCCAAGATGACACAGCCATTTAAAATACAGCAACCTCTTATGGCATTGAACGCCAGTAAACCTAATGTCTCCAATCAGGTTGCACAAAAAGGCCCGGTGAAAGCCATCCACAAGCCAGTAGTCAaag ctTCTGAAAAAATCCCTGCACCATCTTTATCCACAAGATCAAA
- the LOC115223993 gene encoding uncharacterized protein LOC115223993 isoform X4, translated as MDWSDLERGDIVPIDEEVFDFDIESDGDEEIFFGDVGFTEKCVAHEIDSICNAEPLPELTSEQWKEMEKEAYKVVAAIRENQGNCNSPLTKVPSIDTPSLSQSTGLKRKLQSLNENSIKQSPLLDITNYSNTRLNKSSVLIYSNSKFDENVLDSSIFKMNSSCDEHLGLVKPVCLNFDDVEPSPKKIRCFNAFMSPGKDVPLLINETCEGLYMNSPTAKDTVPFDFKLNEADLENSIKTTRHKSRHLNQGRSVNKRTPVKVKEPRTPESFTKMSSSTPVDEVKRSRNSILNVSFTVDRDESFLKKLEDSDLLKNTKTSLPRPFIVDSEKPLLNKSFTVDCKKPQLNESFTVKNQTPPLNESFTVKNQTLPLNESFTVKNQTLPLNESFTVKNQTLPLNESFTVKNQTPPLNESSTIKNKTPVLNTSFTVKSEHSLPSKSITLGGNETISSEPLTKGRKSNIRKSSQAANMMGPMTRVSTSKSSTKIKGNSISDQQNLHDKSISKSTNNPGKNPVRTVPTTTSRKRPLDSSRQSLRYSKVDTKTKSDQKSLVLENNVTSKLTQAVPSKPSYLVRKPDMSFNKSLNIPKDENGMVKFQEKSSGVVKKTKSSLQLPHSRVLKKPANDSTTSTATENSSSSNIKRKCLMSTPVLSCKSTSKIPTSGSKEVVKSKMTQPFKIQQPLMALNASKPNVSNQVAQKGPVKAIHKPVVKASEKIPAPSLSTRSKLPKPAFTSRIPQMK; from the exons ATGGATTGGTCAGATCTGGAACGTGGAG ACATTGTCCCAATTGATGAGGAGGTGTTTGACTTTGATATTGAATCTGATGG TGATGAAGAAATATTCTTTGGAGATGTTGGGTTTACAGAGAAGTGTGTAGCACATGAAATAGATAGCATATGCAATGCTGAGCCCCTGCCTGAACTTACATCTGAACAATggaaagagatggagaaagaagcATACAAAGTGGTTGCTGCAATCCGTGAGAATCAGGGGAACTGTAATAGTCCCCTTACCAAGGTCCCTTCCATTGATACACCTAGTTTGTCACAGAGCACCGGGTTAAAACGAAAGCTGCAGTCCTTGAATGAAAACTCAATTAAACAATCACCTCTTCTGGACATTACAAACTACAGTAATACAAGATTGAATAAATCTTCAGTCTTGATTTATAGTAATAGTAAATTCGATGAAAATGTCTTGGATTcttccattttcaaaatgaatagcTCATGTGATGAACATCTAGGTTTAGTGAAACCGGTGTGTTTGAACTTTGATGACGTAGAACCTTCTCCTAAAAAAATCCGCTGCTTTAATGCTTTCATGTCACCCGGTAAGGATGTTCCATTGCTTATAAATGAAACCTGTGAGGGTCTGTATATGAATAGTCCCACAGCCAAGGACACAGTTCCTTTTGATTTTAAACTAAATGAAGCTGACCTTGAAAATTCTATTAAAACAACCAGGCATAAATCTCGGCATTTGAATCAGGGAAGATCTGTCAATAAAAGAACTCCTGTTAAAGTAAAAGAACCACGTACTCCGGAGAGTTTTACAAAAATGAGTTCCAGTACACCAGTTGATGAAGTTAAACGCTCTCGCAACAGTATCCTAAATGTGTCGTTCACAGTGGACAGAGATGAGAGCTTCTTGAAAAAGCTTGAAGATTCAGATttactgaaaaatacaaaaacttcTTTACCCAGACCGTTCATTGTTGACAGTGAGAAACCACTGTTAAACAAGTCGTTCACTGTTGACTGTAAGAAACCACAACTAAATGAGTCGTTTACTGTTAAAAAC CAGACACCACCATTAAATGAGTCGTTTACTGTTAAAAACCAGACACTACCATTAAATGAGTCGTTTACTGTTAAAAACCAGACACTACCATTAAATGAGTCGTTTACTGTTAAAAACCAGACACTACCATTAAATGAGTCGTTTACTGTTAAAAACCAGACACCACCATTAAATGAGTCGTCT actattaaaaataaaacaccagtGTTAAATACTTCATTCACAGTAAAAAGTGAACACTCATTGCCAAGCAAGTCAATTACACTTGGAGGTAATGAAACAATTTCAAGTGAGCCCTTGACTAAAGGAAGGAAATCAAATATACGAAAATCTTCCCAAGCAGCAAATATGATGGGTCCCATGACCAGGGTCTCAACTAGTAAATCCTCTACTAAGATAAAGGGTAATAGCATATCTGATCAACAGAACTTGCATGACAAATCTATATCTAAAAGCACAAATAACCCAGGGAAAAATCCCGTGAGAACTGTTCCAACAACTACTTCAAGGAAAAGACCCTTGGATTCCTCTAGGCAAAGTTTAAGATATTCCAAAGTAGATACAAAAACCAAAAGTGATCAAAAGAGTCTTGTTTTGGAAAATAATGTTACCTCTAAGTTAACCCAAGCTGTTCCTTCTAAACCGTCATACCTTGTGAGAAAACCAGACATGTCATTTAACAAGTCTTTAAACATTCCCAAAGATGAGAATGGGATGGTAAAATTCCAAGAAAAGTCCAGTGGTGTAGTCAAGAAAACTAAATCAAGTTTGCAACTTCCTCACAGCAGAGTCCTAAAGAAACCTGCAAATGACTCCACAacc agtaCTGCCACAGAAAACTCTTCTAGTTCCAACATAAAACGGAAATGTTTGATGTCAACTCCAGTTTTGAGCTGCAAGTCAACCAGCAAGATACCT acatCGGGTTCTAAGGAAGTGGTGAAATCCAAGATGACACAGCCATTTAAAATACAGCAACCTCTTATGGCATTGAACGCCAGTAAACCTAATGTCTCCAATCAGGTTGCACAAAAAGGCCCGGTGAAAGCCATCCACAAGCCAGTAGTCAaag ctTCTGAAAAAATCCCTGCACCATCTTTATCCACAAGATCAAA